From one Pseudomonas sp. B21-048 genomic stretch:
- the pal gene encoding peptidoglycan-associated lipoprotein Pal, which translates to MEMLKFGKFAALALAMAVAVGCSSKGGDNAGEGAVDPNAGYGANTGAVDGSLSEEAALRAITTFYFEYDSSDLKPEAMRALDVHAKDLKANGARVVLEGNTDERGTREYNMALGERRAKAVQRYLVLQGVSPAQLELVSYGEERPVATGNDEQSWAQNRRVELRK; encoded by the coding sequence ATGGAAATGCTGAAGTTTGGTAAATTTGCTGCGCTGGCTCTGGCCATGGCTGTAGCTGTAGGTTGCTCGTCCAAAGGCGGCGACAACGCCGGTGAAGGCGCTGTTGATCCAAACGCTGGTTACGGCGCTAACACTGGTGCTGTTGACGGCTCCCTGAGCGAAGAAGCTGCTCTGCGCGCAATCACCACCTTCTACTTCGAATACGACAGCTCGGACCTGAAGCCAGAAGCCATGCGCGCTCTGGACGTTCACGCCAAAGACCTGAAAGCAAACGGCGCTCGCGTTGTTCTGGAAGGCAACACCGACGAACGTGGTACTCGTGAGTACAACATGGCACTGGGCGAGCGTCGTGCGAAAGCCGTTCAGCGCTACCTGGTACTGCAAGGTGTTTCCCCAGCTCAGCTGGAACTGGTTTCCTACGGCGAAGAGCGTCCAGTTGCTACCGGCAACGACGAGCAGTCCTGGGCTCAAAACCGTCGCGTCGAACTGCGTAAGTAA
- the gcvT gene encoding glycine cleavage system aminomethyltransferase GcvT: MSTEQLLKTPLHALHLELGARMVPFAGYDMPVQYPLGVMKEHQHTRDQAGLFDVSHMGQIRLTGANAAKALETLVPVDIIDLPVGMQRYAMFTNETGGILDDLMVANLGNDELFLVVNAACKDQDLAHLRKHIGDQCTIEPLFEERALLALQGPAAVTVLARLAPEVAKMTFMQFARLKLLGVDCFVSRSGYTGEDGFEISVPAANAEALARALLAEPEVAAIGLGARDSLRLEAGLCLYGHDMNTETSPIEASLLWAISKPRRADGARAGGFPGAETVFAQQQAGVSRKRVGLLPQERTPVREGAEIVNEAGDIIGSVCSGGFGPTLGGPLAMGYLDSAYIALDTPAWAIVRGKKVPLLVSKMPFVPQRYYRG, encoded by the coding sequence ATGTCCACCGAACAATTGTTGAAAACCCCGTTGCACGCACTGCACCTCGAACTCGGCGCCCGCATGGTGCCGTTTGCCGGCTACGACATGCCGGTGCAATACCCGTTGGGCGTGATGAAAGAACACCAACACACCCGTGATCAGGCCGGGCTGTTCGATGTTTCGCACATGGGCCAGATCCGCCTGACCGGCGCCAACGCGGCCAAAGCCCTGGAAACCCTGGTGCCGGTGGACATCATCGACCTGCCAGTGGGCATGCAGCGCTACGCGATGTTCACCAACGAGACCGGTGGCATCCTCGACGACCTGATGGTCGCCAACCTCGGTAATGACGAACTGTTCCTGGTGGTCAACGCCGCCTGCAAGGATCAGGACCTGGCGCACCTGCGCAAGCATATCGGTGACCAGTGCACCATCGAGCCACTGTTCGAAGAGCGCGCGTTGCTCGCGTTGCAAGGCCCGGCTGCCGTTACCGTGCTCGCACGCCTGGCGCCGGAAGTTGCGAAGATGACCTTCATGCAGTTCGCCCGCTTGAAGCTGTTGGGCGTGGACTGCTTTGTCAGCCGTTCGGGCTACACCGGCGAAGACGGTTTCGAAATCTCCGTACCAGCGGCCAACGCCGAAGCCCTGGCTCGTGCCCTGCTGGCCGAACCGGAAGTGGCGGCCATCGGCCTCGGCGCTCGCGACTCCCTGCGCCTGGAAGCCGGCCTGTGCCTCTACGGCCACGACATGAACACCGAAACCAGCCCAATCGAAGCGAGCCTGTTGTGGGCCATCTCCAAGCCTCGTCGTGCCGATGGCGCACGGGCCGGCGGCTTCCCTGGAGCTGAAACCGTGTTCGCCCAGCAACAAGCTGGTGTCAGCCGCAAACGCGTTGGCCTGCTGCCGCAGGAACGTACGCCAGTGCGCGAAGGTGCAGAGATCGTCAACGAAGCCGGCGACATCATCGGCAGCGTGTGCAGCGGCGGCTTCGGTCCGACCCTTGGCGGTCCTTTGGCCATGGGTTACCTCGACAGCGCTTATATAGCTTTGGATACGCCGGCTTGGGCAATTGTTCGTGGGAAAAAGGTGCCTTTGCTTGTAAGCAAAATGCCATTTGTTCCACAACGCTACTATCGCGGTTGA
- the nadA gene encoding quinolinate synthase NadA, giving the protein MTQISERLLVQAHLDAKQPKPLTAEEEAYYRTAIAAELKAQDAVLVAHFYCDPVIQALAEETGGCVSDSLEMARFGNAHPAKTVVVAGVKFMGETAKILNPEKRVLMPTLEATCSLDLGCPVDEFSAFCDQHPERTVVVYANTSAAVKARADWVVTSSCALEIVESLMDNGETIIWGPDKHLGTYIQRKTGADMLLWDGACIVHEEFKAKQLEDMKALYPEAAILVHPESPTAVIELADAVGSTSQLIAAAQSLPNKTLIVATDRGIFYKMQQLCPDKVFIEAPTAGNGAACRSCAHCPWMAMNTLERTLKSLREGTNEIFVDPALIPQAVRPLKRMLDFTQAARMKLAGNA; this is encoded by the coding sequence ATGACGCAGATTTCCGAACGCCTTCTGGTTCAAGCCCACCTCGACGCCAAGCAGCCCAAACCGCTGACCGCCGAGGAAGAGGCTTATTACCGTACTGCCATCGCTGCCGAGCTCAAGGCTCAGGACGCGGTGCTGGTTGCCCACTTCTATTGCGATCCCGTCATTCAGGCCCTGGCCGAAGAAACCGGTGGTTGCGTCTCCGACTCTCTGGAGATGGCCCGCTTCGGCAATGCCCATCCGGCCAAGACCGTGGTGGTCGCCGGTGTGAAGTTCATGGGCGAAACCGCGAAAATCCTCAACCCTGAAAAACGCGTGCTGATGCCGACCCTGGAAGCGACCTGCTCGCTGGACCTGGGTTGCCCGGTAGACGAGTTCTCGGCGTTCTGCGATCAGCACCCGGAACGCACGGTGGTGGTGTATGCCAACACCTCGGCGGCGGTCAAAGCCCGGGCAGACTGGGTAGTGACTTCCAGCTGCGCGCTGGAAATCGTCGAAAGCCTGATGGATAACGGCGAAACCATTATCTGGGGCCCGGACAAGCACCTGGGGACTTACATCCAGCGCAAGACCGGCGCCGACATGCTGTTGTGGGACGGTGCCTGCATCGTCCACGAAGAGTTCAAGGCCAAGCAGCTCGAAGACATGAAAGCGCTGTACCCGGAGGCGGCCATTCTGGTGCACCCGGAGTCGCCGACTGCCGTCATCGAATTGGCCGACGCGGTGGGTTCCACCAGTCAGCTGATCGCGGCTGCGCAGAGCCTGCCAAACAAGACTCTGATCGTCGCCACCGACCGCGGCATCTTCTACAAGATGCAGCAGCTGTGCCCGGACAAGGTCTTTATCGAAGCGCCAACGGCCGGTAACGGTGCAGCGTGCCGCAGTTGCGCGCATTGTCCCTGGATGGCGATGAATACGCTAGAGCGCACGCTGAAGAGCTTGCGTGAAGGGACCAACGAGATCTTTGTTGATCCGGCGTTGATTCCGCAGGCAGTGCGGCCGTTGAAGCGGATGCTTGATTTCACGCAGGCGGCGCGGATGAAGTTGGCCGGCAACGCTTAA
- a CDS encoding RDD family protein, translating to MSKHLLNPQGDFPAVGLGRRLAAMFYDFLLCTALLIVTSGIYKMIQMAIIGEGQMRALTDAGALDGDPLLSTVLLFVLFGFFAKFWTWSGQTLGMQVWGIRVQNADGSSISLWQALLRFVVSIASWLCLGLGFLWSLFDKQKRSWHDIYSNTQLVRIPKKQK from the coding sequence ATGTCGAAACACCTGCTCAACCCACAGGGCGACTTCCCCGCCGTCGGCCTGGGTCGTCGCCTGGCAGCGATGTTCTACGACTTCCTGTTATGCACCGCTCTGCTGATCGTCACCAGCGGCATTTACAAGATGATCCAGATGGCGATCATCGGCGAAGGCCAAATGCGAGCCTTGACCGACGCCGGCGCGCTGGACGGTGATCCGCTGCTATCGACGGTTCTGCTGTTCGTGCTATTCGGCTTCTTCGCCAAGTTCTGGACCTGGTCGGGGCAGACGCTGGGCATGCAGGTCTGGGGCATCCGCGTGCAGAACGCCGATGGCTCATCCATCAGCCTGTGGCAGGCGCTGCTGCGCTTTGTGGTGTCGATCGCGTCCTGGCTATGCCTCGGGCTGGGGTTCCTCTGGTCGCTGTTCGACAAGCAGAAGCGCAGCTGGCATGACATCTATTCCAATACCCAGCTTGTACGCATTCCAAAGAAACAAAAGTAG
- the queE gene encoding 7-carboxy-7-deazaguanine synthase QueE: MQDTLRITEVFYSLQGETRTAGLPTVFVRLTGCPLRCQYCDSAYAFTGGTLRTLDDILEQVAGFRPRYVCVTGGEPLAQPNVILLLKQLCDAGYEVSLETSGALDISAVDPRVSRVVDLKTPGSKEAHRNRYENIELLTPNDQVKFVICSREDYDWAVSKLIQYGLDLRAGEVLFSPSHHDLNARDLADWVVADNLPVRLQLQLHKYLWNDEPGR, from the coding sequence ATGCAAGACACATTGAGAATCACCGAAGTTTTCTACTCGTTGCAGGGTGAAACGCGGACTGCCGGGCTGCCCACTGTATTTGTGCGCCTGACCGGTTGCCCATTGCGTTGCCAATACTGCGACAGCGCCTACGCGTTCACCGGCGGCACCCTTCGCACCCTCGACGACATCCTCGAACAAGTGGCCGGTTTTCGCCCGCGTTATGTGTGTGTCACGGGCGGCGAGCCCCTGGCGCAACCGAATGTCATTCTCTTGCTCAAGCAGTTGTGTGACGCCGGTTACGAAGTGTCGCTGGAAACCAGTGGCGCGCTGGACATCTCGGCAGTCGATCCACGGGTCAGCCGCGTCGTCGACCTGAAAACCCCGGGTTCGAAAGAAGCACACCGCAACCGCTACGAGAACATCGAGCTGCTCACGCCTAACGATCAGGTGAAGTTTGTCATCTGTTCGCGGGAAGACTACGACTGGGCCGTGTCCAAGCTGATTCAGTACGGCCTTGACCTGCGTGCCGGCGAAGTCCTGTTCTCGCCGAGCCACCATGACCTGAATGCGCGTGATCTGGCGGATTGGGTGGTGGCGGACAATCTGCCTGTGCGTCTGCAATTGCAGCTGCATAAATATCTTTGGAATGACGAGCCGGGGCGCTGA
- the ybgF gene encoding tol-pal system protein YbgF yields the protein MRTCRRAVTVLALSLAPLAVWAAVPVVEDNSGYNNSGSSYPPAGYGTNGAYAGGGVSAPVSAQGELFNQLQSMQEQISRQQGVIEVLQNDVARMKQENLERYQDLDRRIGTGVAPAATPDNSSTGGHLNAPGAATGAGAGAAAAATSTQAPAAGGEPADPAKEKLYYDAAFDLIKAKDFDRASQAFAAFLRKYPNSQYAGNAQYWLGEVNLAKGDLQGAGQAFAKVSQLYPKHPKVPDSLYKLADVERRLGHTDRVKGILQQVVSQYPGTSAAQLAQRDLQRM from the coding sequence ATGCGAACGTGCCGTCGTGCTGTAACTGTTTTGGCTCTCAGCCTCGCACCGCTTGCGGTGTGGGCTGCGGTTCCTGTGGTCGAGGACAACTCCGGCTATAACAATAGCGGGAGTAGTTATCCGCCTGCGGGTTACGGTACGAACGGCGCCTATGCCGGGGGAGGGGTTTCGGCCCCTGTCTCGGCACAGGGCGAGCTGTTCAACCAACTGCAATCGATGCAGGAGCAGATCTCACGCCAACAGGGTGTGATCGAAGTTCTGCAAAATGATGTAGCGCGCATGAAGCAAGAGAACCTGGAGCGATATCAGGATCTTGATCGGCGCATAGGAACCGGCGTTGCACCAGCCGCGACTCCTGATAATTCTTCCACCGGTGGCCATTTGAATGCCCCCGGTGCAGCAACCGGCGCAGGTGCGGGAGCGGCCGCCGCTGCCACTTCCACACAAGCGCCTGCCGCGGGTGGCGAACCGGCTGATCCGGCGAAGGAAAAACTGTATTACGATGCAGCCTTCGACCTGATCAAAGCCAAGGATTTCGACAGGGCCAGCCAGGCTTTCGCCGCATTCCTGCGCAAATACCCGAACAGCCAATACGCGGGCAACGCCCAGTACTGGTTGGGTGAAGTGAACCTCGCCAAAGGCGATCTGCAAGGTGCAGGTCAGGCATTTGCCAAGGTTTCGCAGCTGTACCCCAAGCACCCCAAAGTGCCTGATTCGCTGTACAAGCTCGCTGATGTAGAGCGCCGCCTCGGTCATACCGACAGGGTCAAAGGCATTCTGCAGCAGGTTGTGTCCCAATATCCGGGTACTTCCGCCGCTCAGCTGGCGCAACGCGACTTGCAGCGCATGTAA
- a CDS encoding cold-shock protein, translating into MSQRQSGTVKWFNDEKGFGFITPESGPDLFVHFRAIQGNGFKSLKEGQKVTFVAVQGQKGMQADEVQAEA; encoded by the coding sequence ATGTCCCAACGTCAGAGCGGTACTGTCAAGTGGTTTAACGACGAGAAAGGTTTTGGTTTTATCACTCCAGAAAGCGGTCCGGATCTGTTCGTACATTTCCGCGCTATTCAGGGCAACGGCTTCAAGAGCCTGAAAGAAGGCCAGAAAGTGACTTTCGTTGCTGTGCAAGGCCAGAAAGGCATGCAAGCTGACGAAGTACAAGCAGAAGCCTGA
- the queC gene encoding 7-cyano-7-deazaguanine synthase QueC, which yields MTEQTNTAEKRAVILLSGGLDSATVVAMARAEGYSCYTMSFDYGQRSHAELHAAARVAQDLGVVEHKVISLNLNGIGGSALTDTSIDVPETPGEGIPVTYVPARNTVFLSLALGWAEVLGARDIFIGVNAVDYSGYPDCRPEFIEAFERMANLATKAGVEGQGFRIQAPLQNLSKAQIVQAGVKLGVDYGLTVSCYQADDNGRACGKCDSCRLRAEGFAAAGVTDPTPYF from the coding sequence ATGACTGAACAAACGAACACTGCAGAAAAACGTGCGGTCATCCTGCTGTCTGGCGGCCTCGACTCGGCGACCGTTGTGGCCATGGCCCGCGCTGAAGGCTATAGCTGCTACACCATGAGCTTCGATTACGGTCAGCGGTCTCACGCCGAATTGCATGCCGCGGCACGTGTCGCCCAAGACTTGGGTGTGGTCGAGCACAAGGTGATCAGCCTGAACTTGAACGGTATCGGCGGCTCGGCGTTGACCGATACGAGCATCGATGTGCCGGAAACACCGGGTGAAGGTATCCCGGTGACTTACGTGCCGGCGCGCAACACCGTGTTTCTGTCCCTGGCGCTGGGCTGGGCCGAAGTGCTGGGGGCGCGTGACATCTTTATCGGTGTCAACGCGGTGGACTATTCCGGTTACCCGGATTGCCGCCCCGAGTTCATCGAAGCCTTCGAACGCATGGCCAACCTGGCGACCAAGGCCGGAGTAGAAGGGCAGGGCTTCCGTATCCAGGCGCCACTGCAGAACCTGAGCAAGGCGCAGATCGTTCAGGCTGGTGTGAAGCTTGGCGTTGATTACGGGCTGACCGTTTCCTGCTATCAGGCAGACGATAATGGCCGTGCCTGCGGTAAATGCGACAGCTGCCGCCTGCGTGCAGAAGGCTTCGCGGCAGCCGGTGTGACCGACCCAACACCTTATTTTTGA
- a CDS encoding L-serine ammonia-lyase: MSLSVFDLFKIGIGPSSSHTVGPMRAAARFAEGLRREGLLAATTCVKVELYGSLGATGKGHGSDKAVLLGLEGEHPDTVDTETVAARLQEIRGSGRLNLLGEHSIAFNEKEHLAMIRKPLAYHPNGMIFRAFDAAGLQVRSREYYSVGGGFVVDEDAAGADRIVEDATPLTFPFKSAKDLLGHCTTYGLSISQVMLTNESAWRPEAETRAGLLKIWQVMQDCVAAGCRNEGILPGGLKVKRRAAALHRQLCNNPESSLRDPLSVLDWVNLYALAVNEENANGGRVVTAPTNGAAGIIPAVLHYYMRFIPGANEDGVVRFLLTAAAIGILYKENASISGAEVGCQGEVGVACSMAAGALCEVLGGTVQQVENAAEIGMEHNLGLTCDPIGGLVQVPCIERNAMGSVKAINAVRMALRGDGQHFVSLDKVIRTMRQTGADMKSKYKETARGGLAVNIIEC, from the coding sequence ATGTCGTTAAGCGTGTTCGACCTGTTCAAGATTGGCATCGGCCCCTCCAGCTCCCACACCGTCGGCCCGATGCGTGCTGCTGCGCGCTTCGCCGAAGGTCTGCGCCGTGAAGGGCTGCTGGCCGCAACCACCTGCGTCAAAGTCGAGCTATACGGCTCGCTTGGCGCCACCGGCAAAGGCCACGGCAGCGACAAGGCTGTGTTGCTGGGCCTGGAAGGCGAACACCCGGATACCGTAGATACCGAAACCGTCGCCGCTCGCCTGCAAGAAATTCGCGGCAGCGGTCGCTTGAACCTGCTCGGCGAACACAGCATTGCGTTCAACGAGAAAGAACACCTGGCGATGATTCGCAAACCGTTGGCCTATCACCCCAATGGCATGATTTTTCGCGCGTTCGACGCCGCTGGCCTGCAAGTCCGCAGCCGCGAGTACTACTCGGTCGGCGGTGGTTTTGTCGTCGATGAAGACGCCGCCGGTGCCGACCGCATCGTCGAAGACGCCACACCGCTGACCTTCCCGTTCAAAAGCGCCAAGGACCTGCTCGGTCATTGCACCACCTATGGTTTATCGATCAGCCAAGTGATGCTGACCAACGAAAGCGCCTGGCGTCCGGAAGCGGAAACCCGTGCCGGTTTGCTGAAGATCTGGCAAGTGATGCAAGACTGCGTCGCCGCCGGTTGCCGCAACGAAGGCATTCTGCCCGGTGGATTGAAGGTCAAACGTCGGGCCGCTGCGCTGCATCGGCAACTGTGCAACAACCCGGAATCATCGCTACGCGATCCGCTGTCGGTGCTGGACTGGGTCAACCTGTACGCCTTGGCGGTCAACGAAGAAAACGCCAACGGCGGACGCGTAGTTACGGCGCCCACCAATGGTGCAGCCGGAATCATCCCGGCGGTGCTGCATTACTACATGCGCTTCATCCCCGGCGCCAACGAAGATGGCGTCGTGCGCTTTCTATTGACGGCCGCCGCGATCGGCATTCTGTACAAGGAAAACGCCTCGATCTCCGGCGCCGAAGTCGGCTGTCAGGGCGAGGTTGGCGTCGCCTGTTCCATGGCCGCCGGCGCCTTGTGTGAAGTGCTGGGCGGCACCGTGCAGCAGGTGGAAAACGCCGCCGAAATCGGCATGGAACACAACCTCGGCCTGACCTGCGACCCGATTGGCGGGCTGGTGCAAGTGCCTTGCATCGAGCGCAACGCCATGGGTTCGGTCAAGGCCATCAATGCGGTGCGCATGGCCTTGCGCGGCGACGGTCAGCACTTCGTCTCCCTCGACAAAGTCATCCGCACCATGCGCCAGACCGGCGCCGACATGAAAAGCAAATACAAGGAAACCGCCCGTGGCGGTTTGGCGGTCAACATTATCGAGTGCTGA